The Brassica oleracea var. oleracea cultivar TO1000 chromosome C6, BOL, whole genome shotgun sequence genomic interval ACAGAAATGGATTTTTTATAAATATTTTTATAAACATAACATAAAATTTAGATAGTTTTATGGCTTACCATAATTTTAATGATTTTATATTTGTTTCTACTGAAAATATCTGCTTTCAACTAAATTTCAGCATATACAATCTAAAAATCTTCCAAAGATCTATCAACTAAATTTTCAAATATATTTTCAAATAATTATTATTAGTCCTTTACTTAGTTATTTAATTATATTTTTGAAGCTATACATTCGTAACTGTTCATGTTTGGAACTGCGCTATATGTGTGATGAGAAAATCGGAGATTATGTATTATTATCTCTATTAGAAATTTTAAAATGCAAACCGCCTATAGTTTGTGTAAAATAATAGTCATTTGATGTCAAAAATGCATGTTTTGTGTGCTCAAATTATTTTTAGAAGTTGCAAGGGCAAAAATATTGTTGATTGCAATCTGAATTTGGATTATATTTACAATGAGACAAATGGAGAATTTGAAATTCTGAACACTCATGTCAAAAAGCCAGATATTCAGGTTCAGCAGACAAATGATGTTATGCATAAGCAAGAACTAAACCCAAGACAGATTGTCGACCCTATTATGGCAAAAGGAAATGAACATCATGGATTTGGAGAACTGAGCGGAGTGGACGAAGTATGTGAACCAATCTAAGTGTCGATCGATACAATCTTCCCATGTCCGTTGACACTCCTCAAGAGCACCGATAGATCAAGATGTTATCTTGCCCTAGATTTGAATAGAGAAATCACCTTGGAAAATTTCTTAGAGCTAGAAGATGAAGAACAGTCTGAAAATTTAGATTTGAATAGAGAAATCACTATGAAAGATTTTTTGGAGATAGGGGATGATGAACAGATTGAAAACTTGGGCCAGGACTCGAAATTGAAGCTTGATGTCGATCAACATCCTACGGGAAAAGATCTGGACACTTCACCAAAGGCTAGTATCAATCGGTACCCACCTTCTATAGATCGACACTCATGGTTGAACGAACTACCAAGTTGCATGATTGAGTTGTAACAAGTTAAGAAGAGAATGGACAAGTCCAAAGCCTCACACCTTGCTGTCCCCGAACATCTGAAATCAACTATCTATGCAGAAAAGGCTGATGGTTTTCACAAAAGAGTGAAAAACATACATGACCTTGTGAAGTTAATGATTCCCTGCACTCTTTCTGAAGATGAATTTCCTACTCTACCTGATAGAAGTGTGCATTTAGGTTCTTTCATTGAGGTATTTTATGATCATCTGCATGCAATAGCTCCTAAGACATGCTTGAGATATAAATATGATGTGGACCGAGGCCCATCGGTAGCATTTTCGAACGACACCACTTCGGTGTCTCAACACCCGTGGCGTATTAGAGCACAAGGAGTGTGAAGTGTATCGAAATCTTTTTGATGGAGGCACCACCGCCAGACAAGTCTAGAGGGGGGTAGGGGAAGAAGAGGAAGAAGAGGAAAAGAAAAAGGACCAAGGGCATTACTCAGTTTTCATTGATTTCACACTTCTCAAATGGTGCCAGAAAATACATAGTGCGTAGTAGAGGTTTCTCACAGTCATTTGCAAAGGTTCAAGCACTCTTTATTGTTGAGATGATAGACAAAGGAGAAGATTCTATGAAGGCTTTCACGAGCAGTGTGATGAAGATGAAGAAAATAAACATTGAGACTTGTTTTGGAGAAAGTTCTCATTCTCGTCTATACCACATCTGATCTCTAGAAATCAAGCTACAGGCTAAAAACAAGCGCTTAATGGGAGGCAACCAACTATAGGTATTTTCACGTTTTTAGACTAAAAAATGATGAACAGAAACGACACTGTAGCAACGCAACGACAATGTAGCAGCGTCCAGCGACACTGTAGCACTGTCCAGCGACACTGTAGCACTGTCGAGCGAGACTGTCTCGAAAACATGAGATACATATTATTAGTATCAAAGACAAATCTCTCGTGTCAATTGAAAAGGCACCTACAACTGAAGATGTTGAAGCCGGAGTTGGATCTCCTCCACCGCGACGAAGTCTAGAGCTGGAGGAGATAGAGATGTTGAGCATGAGTGTGTGCCACCAAGTAAAGAGTCACCTGAAATTGAGGTTGTTGAAGTTAGAATTAATTTTCCCCCAACGCGTTGAGGATAATAAGAAATAGTAAATGGGTCAAAAATTTGCATCCACTACTTGGCCATAAATAACTTGCATGAGGTAGAGATCAATAATGTTTAACTATGTTGTTGATATGAATGAGAAGATTTGTGGTTGCTGGAAGTGGCAAATGGTAGAAATTCCTTGTGTTCATGCTGCAAGTATAATATGTAAAAAATGTTGAAACTTATGTAAATGAGTATTGTACAACAAAAAAAAAAGTAGCGAGAAATATATAAAGATAGTATAAAGCCTTTACAAGTGATGAAGTTTTGGCCTAGACCAAATATGCTAGTTGTCTTGCTACCACCATGGAGAAAACGCAATCCGGAAAGACCAAGTAATTATGTTAGGAAAAAAAGAAAAAATTGAATATGGATCAAGTAATACCCAATTGACACTGCATAAAAAAGTGATGACATGCTCAAACTCCAAGGAAAATGCACACAATAAGTAAGGTTGTAAAAATCCAAGTGGAGAGCCATTCAAAGAAGCCATGAGAATGAAAAAAATAGGTTTCGTATGTCGTTGAAATTTTTCAATTTATTTGCTACATTTTCATTTATTTTGATTTAAGGAAGAGCTCCACGATCACAACAACTATCACAATCACGAGTATCCCAATCGCAACAAGGATCAAAAGCACAAGGACAATTACGAAGAAAAGGTGTTTCATTATGACTTTGATCACAAGGTTGGAGATAAATTGTTAAATCCTCAAAATGAGTTAGTGTTCTATAGGGGATGAATAAGCCGTGTTCTATAGTGTAATGGTTTGGACTGACAAAATATATATAATTAGAGATATATGGAAAATGGTACAATGGTAATTTGCATAATAAATTAATGATTTCAAAAAAACTTGTTTAGCTTTAAAACAGAGAGATAACATTAACAAAACAGTCTGAAACTTTAACAAACCGTCTGAATCTTTAAAACACAAAGACGAGAGATCATCTAAAGAAAACAGCGGAGAGCAACGATGACCACAGCTGATTACGTGAAGACAGCTTGGCCACTGTCCTCGTACCTTATTCCAAGACACACACTGAAACCAGACAAACGCAGACACAAACCAAATTTTAAACCACCCTTAATAAAGGAAGGAAGCATCACTCTTCTTCGGACTCGGACTCCGCGTTCTTGAGCCACTCGATAAAAGGAGTCACGTTCTTCATCACCGGCGAGCTTTTGATGCCTTTATTGTACCATGCAAAAATGACATCTTCCTCCAGAAGGTCTTCATCATAAAAACCTTTGATAACAAGAGCGACTTCTTTAGCAGCCTCTGCATTAGCTTTCTCGCAGAAAGATTCAATTGCGTTAAGCAAAAACATCTGCCGAGGAGCTCCATCATCTTCTTGCATCATCATGAACGCCACGAGATATTTCTTCTTCTTGAGAGTATCTTTAGCGAACCCCTTCCCTTGGCCAGCAAAAAGAGCAGAGAACAAGGCGTCCATCCTCTCCTGAGGAGTGGCGGAGTTTGACGATATGGCGGTTCTGAGTTGGGAAGGAGTTGAACCGTTGTTAAGAAGCTCTTTTATCTCACTCACAAGCTTTTCATGAGCATTTTCAGGGATCTTGCCGATGCCATTCTCATGTAGCTTCTTCAATGGTTGCTGCGCTTCAAGCGACTTCTTCTCCACAACTGCTGGCGTCTTCTCTTCCATCGTAGTTAGCATCACCATATCTGCGGTTGCAGCGCTGAGCTGTTCTTTCATTCGTTTTTCAGCAGCCTCCCGCGATGTATCTGTTTGCCACTGGACATCATCATCATCTTCTTCTTCTTCACTGTCTGCTTGCTCATTTTCATCAGACTGGCTTGGAGGTGGGGAATGATCTTTCTTCTTCAAAACTTTCTCTTTCGAACTACCAGCAGTTGTTTTCTTCTTAGAGGCAGCCTCCTTCTTAAGTTTCTTCATCTCCTCATCAGCCGCTTCACCTTCCTTC includes:
- the LOC106299967 gene encoding probable eukaryotic translation initiation factor 5-1, with the translated sequence MALQNIGASNRDDAFYRYKMPRMMTKIEGRGNGIKTNVVNMVEIAKALGRPAAYTTKYFGCELGAQSKFDEKTGTSLVNGAHDTSKLAGLLENFIKKYVQCYGCGNPETEILITKTQMLQLKCAACGFISDVDMRDKLTAFILKHPPEQKKSSKDKKSMRRAEKERLKEGEAADEEMKKLKKEAASKKKTTAGSSKEKVLKKKDHSPPPSQSDENEQADSEEEEDDDDVQWQTDTSREAAEKRMKEQLSAATADMVMLTTMEEKTPAVVEKKSLEAQQPLKKLHENGIGKIPENAHEKLVSEIKELLNNGSTPSQLRTAISSNSATPQERMDALFSALFAGQGKGFAKDTLKKKKYLVAFMMMQEDDGAPRQMFLLNAIESFCEKANAEAAKEVALVIKGFYDEDLLEEDVIFAWYNKGIKSSPVMKNVTPFIEWLKNAESESEEE